One stretch of Francisella sp. LA112445 DNA includes these proteins:
- a CDS encoding Dyp-type peroxidase codes for MQIIKYQLGVVENLPSSAKYMMFNLKKDVDINFGLKVLQRFVDGKRVVAGFGNDLLKMFDIPKDEDYQRARFNSERMSDDDGYDLVLWLRNDDRGELFHNAIGIRKALGDYFDFEKVISSYTYHGKYDLSGFEDGIENPKGEEEVPAAIAVDGDLEGSSFWVLQQWLHDFDWLNSVSQTQKEECIGRSLDDSHQFKDLKDFAHVKRSAKENFEPEALLLRKSMPWSDNDLNGGFMFSAFAPSFRSFNLQMGNMLGGSDGIVDGVFQFSKIVETSYLWCPPFKKGRLDLSMFRG; via the coding sequence ATGCAAATAATAAAATATCAATTAGGGGTGGTAGAAAATTTACCTTCATCAGCTAAATATATGATGTTTAATCTTAAAAAGGATGTGGATATAAACTTTGGTCTAAAAGTCTTGCAAAGGTTTGTTGATGGTAAACGTGTTGTGGCAGGATTTGGTAATGATCTTTTGAAAATGTTTGATATACCTAAAGATGAAGATTATCAAAGAGCTAGGTTTAATAGTGAAAGAATGTCAGATGATGATGGATATGATTTAGTATTGTGGTTACGAAATGATGATAGAGGAGAGTTATTTCATAATGCTATAGGTATTAGAAAAGCTCTTGGTGATTATTTTGATTTTGAGAAAGTTATTTCAAGCTATACATATCATGGTAAATATGATCTTTCAGGTTTTGAGGATGGCATAGAGAATCCTAAAGGTGAAGAAGAAGTTCCAGCTGCTATAGCTGTGGATGGGGATTTAGAAGGATCAAGCTTTTGGGTACTTCAACAATGGTTACATGATTTTGATTGGTTAAATAGTGTAAGTCAAACACAGAAAGAGGAGTGTATAGGTAGGTCATTAGATGACTCACATCAGTTTAAAGATTTAAAAGATTTTGCCCATGTAAAAAGATCTGCAAAAGAGAATTTTGAACCAGAAGCATTACTTTTAAGAAAATCGATGCCCTGGTCGGATAATGATTTAAATGGAGGGTTTATGTTTTCAGCATTTGCTCCCTCATTTAGATCTTTTAACTTACAGATGGGAAATATGCTTGGTGGTAGTGATGGTATCGTTGATGGAGTATTTCAGTTTTCTAAAATCGTTGAAACTAGCTATCTGTGGTGTCCACCTTTTAAAAAAGGCAGGTTAGATCTATCAATGTTTAGAGGTTAG
- a CDS encoding GtrA family protein, whose amino-acid sequence MIKKQLSFFLLVGILASITNFVIVWILVELDIFRPLVANFFAFLIAFNVSYFGHRFLTFSTTTQSHKKAASQFFINVMIGLCLNEFIYYVLLHLLKIQYLLALFITMGLVAVYTFVVSKFLIFKA is encoded by the coding sequence ATGATAAAAAAACAACTTTCCTTCTTTCTTCTTGTTGGCATTTTAGCCTCAATAACAAACTTCGTAATAGTATGGATCCTTGTCGAATTAGATATTTTCAGACCTTTGGTAGCGAACTTCTTTGCTTTTTTAATCGCCTTTAATGTTAGTTATTTTGGTCATAGATTTCTGACATTCTCAACCACTACACAATCGCACAAAAAAGCAGCTTCCCAGTTTTTTATAAATGTCATGATAGGCTTATGCCTAAATGAGTTCATCTATTATGTGCTTCTTCACCTACTAAAAATACAATATTTATTAGCTTTATTTATAACTATGGGACTAGTTGCTGTCTATACATTTGTAGTAAGTAAATTCTTAATCTTTAAGGCATAA
- the hemW gene encoding radical SAM family heme chaperone HemW, with protein sequence MFEIDKQIAIYIHFPWCVRKCPYCDFNSHAIKDDLYLSEQYYKQLIADFDSHIDDLQGRKVISIFVGGGTPSLFKPEYLGKVLEHINKNARLSNSCEITLEMNPGTVERGSISSYQNIGINRISLGVQSFQDEKLKILGRIHNTENVYNTIEEIKKSKISNFNIDIMHGLPNQSFDDGIFDISEAIAMQPTHVSWYQLTIEPNTLFAARPPKLPDEETLENIEITGKKLLDDSGYKQYEISAYAKNNLQSKHNSTYWMFGDYIGIGAGAHSKITNLKTQEIKRSWKHKHPKIYTQAKNFVKDSTIVAKHDLIYEFMLNTLRLKNGFSLETFEKQTFLSRETIQEKLKVGLNKGLFEIIDNQVRPTQKGYLFLNDCINLFI encoded by the coding sequence ATGTTTGAAATAGATAAACAAATAGCCATATATATTCACTTTCCTTGGTGCGTGCGTAAATGCCCATATTGTGACTTTAACTCACATGCCATAAAGGATGATTTGTACCTATCAGAGCAATACTATAAACAACTTATTGCAGATTTTGATAGTCATATTGATGACCTACAAGGTAGAAAAGTAATTAGTATCTTTGTGGGTGGTGGGACGCCATCTTTATTTAAACCCGAATATCTTGGAAAAGTCTTAGAGCATATCAACAAAAATGCTCGCCTTAGTAATAGCTGTGAAATAACTTTAGAAATGAATCCCGGAACAGTAGAAAGAGGTTCTATCTCAAGCTATCAGAATATTGGCATAAATAGAATATCTTTAGGCGTCCAAAGCTTCCAAGATGAAAAGCTCAAGATTTTAGGTAGAATCCATAATACTGAGAATGTTTATAATACTATCGAAGAAATAAAAAAATCGAAAATTTCAAACTTTAATATAGATATTATGCATGGTCTACCAAATCAAAGCTTTGATGATGGAATATTTGATATTTCAGAAGCTATAGCAATGCAACCAACACATGTTTCATGGTATCAACTAACTATAGAGCCAAACACTCTCTTTGCAGCAAGACCTCCAAAACTACCAGATGAAGAAACTTTAGAAAATATTGAAATAACAGGTAAAAAGCTTCTTGATGATTCTGGATATAAGCAATATGAAATTTCTGCATATGCAAAAAATAACCTACAGTCAAAGCATAACTCCACCTACTGGATGTTTGGTGACTATATTGGTATCGGAGCTGGAGCCCACAGTAAAATTACAAATCTTAAAACACAAGAAATAAAAAGGTCTTGGAAACATAAACATCCTAAGATATACACACAGGCAAAAAACTTTGTAAAAGATTCTACTATTGTTGCAAAGCATGATTTAATTTATGAATTTATGCTAAATACACTCAGACTAAAAAATGGCTTCTCTTTAGAAACATTTGAAAAGCAAACATTTTTATCTAGAGAGACTATTCAAGAGAAACTAAAAGTTGGTTTAAATAAAGGCTTATTTGAAATTATAGATAATCAGGTTAGACCGACACAAAAAGGATACTTATTTTTAAATGATTGTATTAATCTTTTTATTTAG
- a CDS encoding PepSY domain-containing protein, with amino-acid sequence MKKIILKISGIVLSMTILATTAFADDIPPSGTMPISKIVANIYAQGYGGINEVKYDDGVYKAKVINKDGQEQNLYIDPTTGTVPAQKSKVKQINMIQAIKNVPKDRCKTITKIENSNGAFKVECLDSNNQEVNVVIDAISGKVSQVRYDD; translated from the coding sequence ATGAAGAAAATAATATTAAAAATATCAGGAATTGTTTTATCAATGACTATATTAGCTACAACTGCATTTGCTGATGATATTCCTCCTTCAGGTACTATGCCTATTAGTAAGATTGTTGCTAATATATATGCTCAGGGATATGGTGGGATTAATGAAGTAAAATATGATGATGGTGTTTATAAAGCTAAGGTCATTAATAAAGATGGTCAAGAACAGAATTTATATATAGATCCGACCACAGGCACTGTTCCAGCCCAGAAATCTAAAGTAAAACAGATAAATATGATCCAAGCAATAAAAAATGTGCCTAAAGATAGATGTAAAACTATTACAAAAATTGAAAATTCTAACGGGGCTTTTAAGGTAGAATGTTTAGATTCTAATAATCAAGAAGTTAATGTAGTTATTGATGCGATAAGTGGCAAAGTTTCTCAAGTTAGATATGATGACTAA
- a CDS encoding LysR family transcriptional regulator — protein MKDVVKEVVDRNIIEGTRYFISLVELGSYTAVKNFYSVEINTVRSKLEILESFLGIKLTQANSNKIDITKDGMKYYSSCHRLYTDLESSILSAKHRGIDKLSYIRVYGTRVFVNYLLQNLHEMDVSKKHTFTFDSYLLYQSNTYFYHLNNYDIAIITSKDLDKIDQDRWIICANIDSASLPSRVYAGEELIKQYDLDNKPKNILKVPFVFRRDSINDQSLNFKFDDDTNFLIKNIGYVVEDDSQKIKLIQNNLAAGVLVENYNEISESLSMRSIKGISVKTFHDRQTVIVSKYLKDRAKIVRFLKDQIDKYINMVLKSGA, from the coding sequence ATGAAAGATGTCGTCAAGGAAGTTGTTGATAGAAATATTATTGAAGGTACTCGATATTTTATATCTTTAGTTGAGCTTGGCTCATATACAGCAGTCAAAAATTTTTATTCTGTCGAAATAAATACAGTTCGAAGTAAGCTTGAAATATTAGAATCCTTTTTAGGAATTAAATTAACACAAGCAAATAGTAACAAAATAGACATAACAAAAGATGGGATGAAGTATTATTCATCATGTCATCGGCTTTATACGGATTTAGAAAGTAGTATTTTAAGTGCTAAACATAGAGGCATAGATAAATTAAGTTACATACGAGTTTATGGCACTAGAGTCTTTGTAAATTATCTATTACAAAATTTGCATGAAATGGATGTAAGTAAGAAACATACTTTTACTTTTGATAGTTATTTACTATATCAGTCAAACACTTACTTTTATCACTTAAATAATTATGATATTGCAATTATAACTTCTAAAGATTTAGATAAAATAGATCAAGATCGATGGATAATATGTGCAAATATTGATTCAGCTAGTTTACCCTCAAGGGTCTATGCGGGAGAAGAGTTAATTAAGCAATATGACCTAGATAACAAACCTAAAAACATATTAAAGGTACCTTTTGTCTTTAGAAGAGATTCTATCAATGACCAAAGCTTAAACTTTAAGTTTGATGATGATACTAACTTTTTGATAAAGAATATCGGATATGTAGTAGAGGATGATAGTCAAAAAATAAAATTAATACAAAATAATTTAGCAGCGGGCGTTTTAGTTGAAAATTATAATGAGATTTCAGAATCATTATCTATGAGATCAATTAAAGGAATTTCTGTTAAAACTTTTCATGATAGGCAAACAGTAATTGTTTCAAAATATCTCAAAGATAGGGCAAAAATAGTTAGATTTTTAAAAGATCAAATTGATAAGTACATAAATATGGTTTTAAAGAGTGGTGCGTAA
- the secG gene encoding preprotein translocase subunit SecG — MYGIILTIDIIAAIAIVVLVLLQQGKGANMGVSFGAGASNTVFGSKGAASFLFKMTVFFTALFFVCCLSLGYLGKSSNSPVVASSTSSEKSIASQYDQYQQEVSKASGVKNGTTPKK; from the coding sequence ATGTACGGAATAATTTTAACTATAGATATTATCGCAGCTATTGCAATTGTTGTATTAGTTTTATTACAACAAGGTAAAGGTGCAAATATGGGAGTATCTTTTGGTGCTGGCGCTTCAAATACAGTTTTTGGAAGTAAAGGTGCAGCATCTTTCTTATTTAAGATGACAGTATTTTTCACAGCGTTGTTTTTTGTATGTTGTCTTAGCTTAGGATACTTAGGAAAAAGCTCTAATTCACCTGTTGTTGCTAGTTCTACTAGTTCTGAAAAGTCTATCGCTAGTCAATATGATCAGTATCAACAAGAAGTCTCTAAGGCTTCAGGTGTTAAAAACGGAACTACTCCAAAGAAATAA
- the tpiA gene encoding triose-phosphate isomerase, with amino-acid sequence MQKLIMGNWKMNGNSASIKELCSGISQVSYDSSKVNVAVFPSSVYVKEVISQLPEDVGVGLQNITFYDDGAYTGELSADMLHDVGCGYLLIGHSERRSLFGETDQDVFKKLEKVIDTAIVPVVCIGESLEDREGGKLEQVLATQLELVLSRLSIEQLAKVVIAYEPVWAIGTGVVASLEQVQETHQFIRSLVAKVDENLAKNMKIVYGGSLKAGNAKDILSLPDVDGGLIGGASLKASEFNEIINQANKICTE; translated from the coding sequence ATGCAAAAATTAATTATGGGAAACTGGAAAATGAATGGTAACTCTGCAAGTATAAAAGAGCTTTGTAGTGGTATCTCTCAAGTAAGTTATGATAGCTCAAAAGTTAATGTAGCTGTTTTTCCATCAAGTGTATATGTTAAGGAAGTAATTTCTCAACTACCTGAAGATGTAGGTGTAGGTTTACAGAATATTACTTTTTATGATGATGGTGCTTACACAGGTGAGCTTTCAGCAGATATGTTACATGATGTTGGATGTGGCTATTTGCTAATAGGACATTCTGAGAGAAGATCTTTATTTGGTGAGACAGATCAGGATGTTTTCAAAAAGCTAGAGAAAGTTATAGATACAGCTATCGTGCCTGTGGTGTGTATTGGTGAGTCATTAGAAGATAGAGAAGGTGGTAAGCTAGAGCAAGTCTTAGCAACTCAGTTAGAACTAGTTTTAAGTAGGCTTTCTATTGAACAATTAGCAAAAGTTGTTATCGCTTATGAACCTGTTTGGGCAATAGGAACAGGTGTTGTAGCATCTTTAGAACAGGTACAAGAAACTCATCAGTTTATCCGTTCATTAGTAGCTAAAGTAGATGAAAATCTTGCTAAAAATATGAAAATAGTGTATGGTGGTAGCCTAAAAGCTGGAAATGCTAAAGATATATTAAGTCTGCCTGATGTTGATGGTGGTTTAATTGGTGGAGCATCTCTAAAAGCTTCTGAGTTTAACGAAATAATAAATCAAGCAAATAAAATATGTACGGAATAA
- the glmM gene encoding phosphoglucosamine mutase codes for MAKYFGTDGIRGEVGNSTITAEFMQKLGNAVGSLINDKGYPKFVVIGQDTRSSGRLLKFALVSGLNAAGIDVIDLGVVPTPVVAFITVKHKATAGFVITASHNKFTDNGVKLFSSDGFKLDDALEEEVEAKIDSSFIYQPEYKFGSYKVLESSIDEYIAEMHERFGSLVNYKGKVVVDCAHGAASHKFEALLDKFGVDYVSIASNPDGVNINVECGATCMSNIKSAVKEHNADLGISLDGDADRIIIVDENAQEIDGDGILNILAQHSDICGGTAGIVGTQMTNMSYENHYKANNIPFIRSKVGDRYVLEDLKKYGYKIGGESSGHVINLNFGTTGDGLFTAIQLLAIFSQADKPVSKFKLQGELMQQTLINVPLTRKVSAQDLEKMANDVAEVEQRLADRGRVLLRPSGTEPVLRVMVEADDKTLALKEAEYLVEQVKQKLV; via the coding sequence ATGGCAAAGTACTTTGGTACAGATGGAATCAGAGGTGAGGTAGGTAACTCAACTATCACCGCTGAGTTTATGCAGAAACTAGGTAATGCTGTTGGTTCTTTAATTAATGATAAAGGCTACCCTAAGTTTGTAGTTATAGGTCAAGATACTCGTAGCTCCGGTAGACTTCTTAAGTTTGCTTTAGTTTCTGGACTAAATGCTGCTGGAATTGATGTAATAGACTTAGGAGTTGTACCAACTCCAGTTGTAGCGTTTATAACTGTTAAGCATAAAGCTACAGCAGGATTTGTAATTACAGCATCGCATAATAAATTTACTGATAATGGTGTTAAGCTCTTTTCATCTGATGGCTTTAAGCTTGATGATGCTTTAGAAGAAGAAGTTGAGGCTAAAATAGATAGTAGCTTCATCTATCAGCCTGAATATAAGTTTGGTAGTTATAAAGTTCTAGAAAGCTCTATTGATGAGTATATAGCTGAAATGCATGAGCGATTTGGAAGTTTAGTAAATTATAAAGGCAAAGTTGTTGTTGATTGTGCTCATGGCGCAGCATCACATAAGTTTGAAGCATTACTTGATAAGTTTGGTGTTGATTATGTTTCAATCGCATCTAATCCAGATGGTGTAAATATTAACGTTGAATGTGGCGCTACGTGTATGAGTAATATTAAATCAGCTGTAAAAGAACATAATGCTGATTTAGGTATTTCTCTAGATGGAGACGCAGATAGAATAATCATAGTGGATGAAAATGCACAAGAGATTGATGGTGATGGCATTTTGAACATCCTTGCACAACATAGTGATATCTGTGGGGGAACAGCTGGAATAGTTGGTACACAGATGACAAATATGAGCTATGAAAATCATTATAAAGCTAACAATATCCCATTTATACGTTCTAAAGTCGGTGATAGATATGTCCTTGAGGATCTAAAAAAGTATGGCTACAAGATTGGTGGCGAATCATCAGGTCATGTAATTAATTTAAACTTTGGAACAACAGGTGATGGCCTATTTACAGCTATACAACTGTTAGCAATTTTCTCACAAGCAGATAAGCCTGTTTCTAAGTTTAAGTTACAAGGTGAGCTTATGCAACAAACCTTAATTAATGTGCCTTTAACAAGAAAAGTTTCGGCCCAAGACCTAGAGAAAATGGCTAATGATGTTGCAGAAGTAGAGCAAAGATTAGCTGATAGAGGTAGAGTCTTATTGAGACCTTCTGGAACTGAACCTGTATTAAGAGTTATGGTTGAAGCTGACGATAAAACTCTAGCTTTAAAAGAAGCAGAATATTTAGTAGAACAAGTAAAACAGAAATTGGTGTAG
- a CDS encoding adenine phosphoribosyltransferase yields the protein MSLDFIRDKIVAVPDFPKPGIMFRDITPLLADPNGLKATAQAMAEELKKNEIKPTVIAGTESRGFIFGVALAEVLGLGFVPVRKPGKLPRETYKISYDLEYGSDSLEVHKDAFTAKDKVLVVDDLLATGGTAKATTKLIEKTQAEVASLIFVMELDGLGGREALEGYNVSALLKF from the coding sequence ATGAGTTTAGATTTTATAAGAGATAAGATTGTTGCTGTGCCTGATTTTCCTAAGCCAGGTATTATGTTTAGAGATATTACTCCTCTACTAGCAGACCCTAATGGTTTGAAAGCTACGGCTCAAGCTATGGCTGAAGAGTTGAAAAAAAATGAAATTAAGCCAACAGTGATAGCAGGAACAGAAAGTAGAGGGTTTATCTTTGGAGTAGCATTAGCCGAAGTTTTAGGCTTAGGATTTGTTCCTGTGAGAAAACCTGGTAAGCTTCCTAGAGAAACTTATAAAATAAGTTATGATTTAGAGTATGGCAGTGATAGCCTAGAAGTACATAAAGATGCATTTACAGCAAAAGATAAAGTTCTAGTTGTCGATGATTTATTAGCTACTGGAGGGACTGCAAAAGCAACAACTAAACTTATAGAAAAAACACAAGCTGAGGTCGCATCTCTTATTTTTGTCATGGAACTTGATGGTTTAGGTGGCAGAGAGGCTCTAGAAGGTTATAATGTATCTGCATTATTAAAATTTTAA